The segment GACTGTTAGGGTTGCGCCATCATTGTTAATCCCGCCGCCTTCAGCGTTACCACTCGTTGTTCGACCACCCGTAATAGTAAGGTCTGTTAGTGTGACGTCTTCGGCGCTTGATGTAATATTGAAGACACGGGAGTTATCCTCCAGAAGGTCACCAGCCGTACCAAACATGCTTGCTTCAACGTTTGCTGCAACATCGGTGATATTGGTGTCTACAACAGTAATGTCATTGCCAAATAGATCGCCAGTGATAACAACCTCACCACCCGCTGTAGAGCCATCAATGGTGACATCTTCCGAGAGTGTAAGTTCACCTCGGGTCAGACGAATTAGCGCTTCTACTTCAAAGGCTTGGCCAGCACCAGAGGCAAAGGTGATCACGCTGGCATCCGCATTGGAATTGGCAAAATCAATCGCTTCGCGCAGTGAGGTTAAGCCGTCAAATGCGTCAACAACGTCTGATGCTGTTGTCACCACGAGGCTTGGTGTTTCAAACGCTTCCACCGCGCCGATATCTGTAAATCCGTCAGGGCCATTGGTAACATTGGGGGCATCCGCAGAACGAGCATTACCATTGGCATCTGTCGCGAGCATTTGATCATTGTTACCCGCATCAATGGCTTGGCTGCCTTGTTGTAAGGCCAAAGTTTGCACCGGACCGCCGTTATCGGCGAGCGGCCCAAGCAGCGGGTCAATCGGTGCTGTCGTTGTGCCGACTATGTCGCCATCCATGTTCATTGTAGCAAAGAACGTCACCGCCCCAACCTGCCCGTCGCCGATCAGATTATTGCCAAGGGAGGTGAAGGAGTTCGTCGTATTACTACCGCCCTGTGTTGAAATATCATTACCAATGGTGGTTGCCATATTACCTGCAACAATGGTGGAGGATAGCTGTGTTTCAGTGAGGTTGTCACCAAATGAAGCAATGCCGCCGCCAACTGCAGCGTTATTGCCAGCAATGGTGGAATTGAACACCTGAAGCAACCCATCGCCATTATAGATACCACCGCCTCTATTGGCCGCTTCGTTATTAAAAATTGTGGAATTGGTGATTGTAGTGGTTTGGCCGGTTAGACTTGTATTCGAATAAATCCCTCCGCCCTCAGAGGAATTACCAACCGCTCTATTTTCTGAGATTGTTGAACTAACGACAGTCAAGGTTCCAGCAGAATTGAAAATCCCGCCGCCGTCAGAGTTTTCACCAAACGTAGAATTGCCGGCGATTGTGGAATTGGTGACAGTCAAGGTTCCACCAGCCTTGTAAATCCCGCCGCCGCCAGAGTTTTCACCAGACGTTACATTGTTTGAGATTGTGGAATTGGTGACAGTCACGGTTCCAGCAGAATTAAAAATCCCGCCGCCGAAAGAGGCATAACCAGACGTGAAATTTTCTGAGATTGTGGAATTAGTGACAGTCAGGGTTCCACCATCATTGTAAATCCCGCCGCCGTCAGAGTTTTCACCAGACGTTAAATTGCCGGACACTATTGAATTGAGGAGTGTAATTGAGGAGTCATTAAAGCCGCTAATTCCGCCACCCTCATTATTATCACCCGTCGTTCTGTTCCCTGCAACCGTGGTATTCGTGAACGATAGGTCGGCTGTCGCAAAGATGCCGCCGCCATTAACTGCGGCACTGCCACCAGTGATGGTGAGGTTGTTCAGTGTTACTGTGCTCGATCCATAGGTGCTAACAAACACCCGTACATTGTCGTCCAATTGCGAAGCAGTGTTTGAAGCGTTGATATCGGTGATATTGGTGCCAGCAACCAGCGTGTCATCACCATTTACATCGCCGGTAATCGTCACATCTGTCGCACCCGCGCCATCAATTGTGACCGTACCCGGCAGGCTAAGCTGCCCATTTATCAGGCGGATTACACTGTTTGCACCGCCGGTAAACACGCTTGTATCAAATGTAATGGTATCTGCAACGCCCGACCCATTGGCCTGCGCCAATGACAATGCCTCACGCAACGATAACCCCGTTCCGCCCGATGCGCCTTGCGTTGCGCCTGCATCATTTTCATCAACGTTCGTGGTTACAATAAAATTAGTCATAATAATCTTTCTCGCCGACCACCGCATCAAAATACTAGGCTTTGGACTTGTGTAAAAAATAATAAAAAATCATATAAAACACCAATACTGCCTATATAATTTGAATGCAAGCACGTTAAAAACGAGATTTCACTTCAAACAATTTAGATTTTATTGGGACTGACCCTAGACGAAGTCGAAATCGCCTGTATCAAGATCATTCACATCGAAGTCTCGAAGTCGAATAGATCCAGAACCATAGTCGATGAGAGCATCATCTCCGCCAATTACGGAGAGAGTGAGTGATGCGAAGTCAGTGCCAAGTGACGATAGATCAATCGTATCGAAATTATCTTCGAAGTCATTGATCACATCTCCTCCATCATTGGCGTTGAAGATGAAGGTGTCGGGGCCGAAACCACCCGTTAGCGCATCATTGCCGCCACCGCCGGTAATCGTGTCGCGGCTTGCCTGACCACGTATGATATCGCGCTCGCTGCTACCAATGAGAATGTCAGCGCCTGAACCACCATCAAGTACGTTGTTCTCACCTTCACCAGCGATCAAAGTGTCATTGCCAGCTGCTCCAAGCAACCGATCCGTGCCGTCGCCACCATTCAAGGTGTCATCGCCGCCCTGACCGTTGATATTGTCGTTACCGTCATCACCATTGATTGTGTCGTTTTCAGAGCCGCCAAGCAGAAGATCATTGCCCTCTCCACCATTGAGAATATCTTCACCTTCGCGACCTTCAAGGCGGTCATTGCCAGCATTACCTGTAAGGATATTTACGCCTTCATCACCACGCAAAATGTCAACATTACTTGATCCCGTCAGATTTTCGAAATTTGAA is part of the Hyphomicrobiales bacterium genome and harbors:
- a CDS encoding choice-of-anchor Q domain-containing protein, with the protein product MTNFIVTTNVDENDAGATQGASGGTGLSLREALSLAQANGSGVADTITFDTSVFTGGANSVIRLINGQLSLPGTVTIDGAGATDVTITGDVNGDDTLVAGTNITDINASNTASQLDDNVRVFVSTYGSSTVTLNNLTITGGSAAVNGGGIFATADLSFTNTTVAGNRTTGDNNEGGGISGFNDSSITLLNSIVSGNLTSGENSDGGGIYNDGGTLTVTNSTISENFTSGYASFGGGIFNSAGTVTVTNSTISNNVTSGENSGGGGIYKAGGTLTVTNSTIAGNSTFGENSDGGGIFNSAGTLTVVSSTISENRAVGNSSEGGGIYSNTSLTGQTTTITNSTIFNNEAANRGGGIYNGDGLLQVFNSTIAGNNAAVGGGIASFGDNLTETQLSSTIVAGNMATTIGNDISTQGGSNTTNSFTSLGNNLIGDGQVGAVTFFATMNMDGDIVGTTTAPIDPLLGPLADNGGPVQTLALQQGSQAIDAGNNDQMLATDANGNARSADAPNVTNGPDGFTDIGAVEAFETPSLVVTTASDVVDAFDGLTSLREAIDFANSNADASVITFASGAGQAFEVEALIRLTRGELTLSEDVTIDGSTAGGEVVITGDLFGNDITVVDTNITDVAANVEASMFGTAGDLLEDNSRVFNITSSAEDVTLTDLTITGGRTTSGNAEGGGINNDGATLTVTNSTISGNSTSGDDADGGGINNDDGTLTVTNSTISGNSTSGEGSFGAGISNASGTVTVTNSTISGNSTSGNFSDGGGIDIFFGTLTVTNSTISGNSTSGDDAEGGGISSYDGAVTVTNSTVSGNSTSSDFSDGGGIFNSLGSLTVTNSTISGNSTIGDLADGGGIFNSSGTLIVTNSTISGNSTAGGSSGGGGIYSNTDLTGETTTITNSTIYNNATDGAGGGIFNADGLLQVFNSTVSGNQATVGGGISSFGNNTTETQLSSTIVAGNTQNNIGGYGADISAQSTNDTDNSFTSLGNNLIGNGQVGTSTFFNPTNMYGDIVGTSLAPINPLLGSLADNGGPVQTLALLSGSQAIDAGNNNQSLQTLGLDARGSLRSQEIPGVGNEGTNLTDIGAFELSQSETAGNDAINGTSSNEVIDGLAGNDTINGLAGN